Proteins encoded in a region of the Vitis riparia cultivar Riparia Gloire de Montpellier isolate 1030 chromosome 7, EGFV_Vit.rip_1.0, whole genome shotgun sequence genome:
- the LOC117918753 gene encoding probable serine/threonine-protein kinase At1g54610 isoform X3 gives MGCVQTKPSVYSPPEGLVKLKLQNGYAKRGYGGRPIRHKPPEKLNGKSADTLVNCGGGGGGKEMVGREDENKLNGGGGNVSQRITVKRIGGDELVDGWPKWLVDNIHRDALVGLVPKSVDSYEKLAKVGQGTYSNVYKARDRETRKIVALKKVRFDTSEAESVKFMAREIMILQKLDHPNIIKLEGLATSRMQYSLYLVFDFMPTDLTRIISRPNERLTEPQVKFYMQQLLAGVQHCHERGILHRDLKGSNLLIDKKGVLKIADFGLANFLHPKPKKPLTSRVVTLWYRAPELLLGSTDYGVGIDLWSVGCLLAEMFTGRPIMPGRTEVEQLHRIFKLCGSPSEDYWKKLRLPTSFRPPQQYKPSFQDAFRDFPSSSFALLTSLLALDPAFRGSAATALESGFFTSSPLPCDLSGLPVVVYKEADEPSQANKRKKHRTSRSRQQSRTYNEGSRKKDPIAEEAKGDSGTSSKQEKSTDPNSQETGNSSSSRSSSSKPMKQEGHLPLSLSPALQSHGKRAPKTEGHPNATKNIKNLPLLYNSFQTDSSNTSRDEGPRLTFNYRSLSTLDFRTLDTAKIAKLFAPDKDS, from the exons ATGGGGTGTGTTCAGACTAAACCTTCCGTCTACTCCCCACCTGAGGGGCTTGTCAAGCTGAAACTGCAGAATGGGTATGCGAAGAGAGGATATGGAGGAAGACCCATCCGTCATAAGCCACCAGAGAAGCTGAATGGGAAGAGCGCCGATACGCTTGTGAACTGTGGCGGTGGTGGAGGAGGAAAGGAGATGGTTGGCAGAGAAGATGAGAATAAGCTTAATGGCGGTGGTGGGAATGTTTCTCAGAGGATTACAGTGAAGAGGATTGGAGGAGACGAGCTGGTTGATGGGTGGCCCAAGTGGCTTGTCGACAACATCCACAGAGATGCTTTGGTAGGCTTGGTTCCCAAAAGTGTCGATTCCTATGAGAAGCTTGCCAAG GTAGGCCAGGGAACATACAGCAATGTGTACAAAGCTCGGGACAGAGAGACTCGGAAGATTGTTGCTTTGAAGAAGGTGAGGTTTGATACATCAGAGGCCGAGAGCGTGAAGTTCATGGCAAGAGAGATTATGATACTGCAGAAGCTTGATCACCCCAACATCATCAAGCTTGAAGGACTGGCCACATCCAGAATGCAGTATAGTCTTTATCTGGTTTTCGATTTCATGCCAACTGACTTAACCAGAATCATTTCCCGCCCAAACGAGAGGCTAACTGAACCACAG GTGAAGTTCTATATGCAGCAACTGCTAGCAGGCGTCCAGCATTGCCATGAGAGGGGGATTTTACACAGAGACCTTAAAGGATCAAATTTGTTGATAGACAAAAAAGGGGTGCTCAAGATTGCAGATTTTGGGCTTGCAAATTTTCTACACCCAAAACCAAAGAAGCCCCTTACAAGTAGAGTGGTGACACTTTGGTACAGAGCTCCAGAGCTGCTGTTAGGTTCTACTGACTATGGAGTTGGTATTGATCTTTGGAGTGTGGGTTGCCTTCTTGCAGAAATGTTCACTGGAAGGCCTATCATGCCTGGTAGAACTGAG GTAGAGCAGCTTCACAGGATTTTTAAGTTGTGTGGGTCTCCCTCGGAGGATTACTGGAAAAAGTTGAGGCTACCAACAAGCTTCAGACCACCTCAACAATACAAACCTAGTTTTCAAGACGCATTCAGGGATTTCCCCTCTTCTTCTTTCGCTCTCTTGACCTCCCTTCTCGCTCTGGACCCTGCCTTTCGAGGCAGTGCCGCGACCGCTCTTGAAAGCGGG TTCTTTACTTCGAGCCCATTGCCGTGTGATCTTTCTGGCCTACCCGTCGTCGTCTACAAAGAGGCCGATGAGCCATCTCAAGCCAATAAGAGGAAGAA ACACAGGACTTCGAGATCGAGGCAACAGTCTCGAACATATAATGAAGGGAGTAGGAAAAAGGATCCGATTGCAGAAGAAGCTAAAGGAGATTCAGGAACTTCTTCAAAG CAGGAGAAGAGCACAGATCCAAACAGCCAAGAGACAGGCAACAGCTCCAGCAGCAGATCCAGTAGCTCAAAGCCAATGAAGCAAGAAGGCCACTTGCCTCTCTCCCTTTCTCCAGCCCTTCAATCTCATGGTAAGAGAGCCCCAAAAACCGAGGGCCATCCTAATGCTACCAAGAACATCAAGAACCTGCCCTTATTATATAATAGCTTCCAGACAGACAGTAGTAATACCAGCCGGGATGAAGGCCCCAGACTGACTTTCAATTATAGGTCTCTCTCCACCTTGGATTTCCGAACACTTGATACTGCGAAGATAGCTAAACTCTTTGCCCCGGATAAAGATAGCTAA
- the LOC117918754 gene encoding crossover junction endonuclease EME1B-like isoform X1, with amino-acid sequence MAEPISFHILSDDDQDPSSLHSTPLPIQSKKRRTEDCDPISTLPNPTILIIDDDPTPRKPGSDSTPSFVAETPLSGLSKSDVSIVKCTYASSNPEVRVSTSDQKFAEISRLIWLESDNESESGIGRGNLKENENETTCVDSNVLKVSDLSSQFVEPACSPGSVNETWMYRDGCMVPTFLEDDIHQQVEDHSDKENVGLEQKDDVLKQKSTIEVNAEKKKRMDRAMGTKNQKKEERIRLMEEKKLKKQEEKLQKAALKAEAAEVKKLQKEKQKWEKGKLALKSIVAQIDTKVIELGSIGGHLLSRFAEKGLTFRVTSNPIARSIVWTMTVPEQISQLSPEGMEIPYVLLVYEAEEFCNLVTNESLMDHVLGVQSHYPSHTVCYLTNRLMAYIHKREQGHYKNPTNSSSWRRPPVEEVLSKLTTHFLRVHSRQCIDEAELAEHVVGLTCSLASCQFRKKLTRLSVNANGSLIPKDSTDRNLIKKSVWLKALVAIPKVQPRFAIAIWKKYPTMKSLLRVYMDPSKSVHEKEFLLKDLTTEGLLGEDRRLGEVCSKRVYRILMAQSGNMKTDDVEDGADFFRHQSS; translated from the exons ATGGCTGAGCCGATCTCATTCCACATTCTCTCAGATGACGATCAGGATCCAAGTTCACTGCACTCTACTCCTCTTCCAATCCAGTCCAAGAAGCGAAGAACAGAGGATTGCGATCCTATCTCTACGCTTCCAAACCCTACAATTCTCATCATCGATGATGACCCGACGCCGCGGAAGCCAGGTTCAGACTCCACCCCGTCGTTCGTGGCGGAGACGCCGTTGTCCGGTTTATCCAAATCCGATGTCTCAATTGTTAAATGCACCTACGCTTCATCCAATCCGGAAGTTAGGGTTTCGACTTCTGACCAAAAGTTTGCTG AAATTAGCAGATTGATATGGTTGGAGTCTGACAATGAATCTGAAAGTGGTATTGGGAGGggaaatttgaaggaaaatgaaaatgaaacgaCTTGTGTTGATTCTAATGTTCTGAAAGTTTCAGATTTGAGTTCTCAATTTGTTGAGCCTGCATGTTCTCCGG GGTCTGTCAATGAAACATGGATGTATAGAGACGGTTGTATGGTTCCAACCTTTTTGGAAGATGATATCCATCAG CAGGTAGAGGACCATAGTGACAAAGAAAATGTTGGACTGGAGCAAAAGGATGATGTCCTAAAGCAAAAGAGTACCATTGAAGTTAATgcagagaagaaaaagagaatggaCAGAGCAATGggaacaaaaaatcaaaagaaagaagaaagaattcgattaatggaagaaaagaaactaAAGAAGCAA GAAGAAAAATTGCAGAAAGCCGCTTTGAAGGCTGAAGCTGCTGAGGTGAAGAAATTGCAGAAAGAAAAGCAGAAGTGGGAGAAAGGGAAGCTTGCGCTAAAATCCATTGTGGCTCAAATTGACACCAAGGTTATAGAGTTGGGGTCAATTGGAG gACATCTGCTTTCAAGGTTTGCTGAAAAGGGCCTTACATTCCGTGTAACATCAAATCCAATTGCAAGGTCCATTGTATGGACAATGACTGTTCCAGAACAAATTTCACAG CTTTCTCCTGAAGGAATGGAAATCCCATATGTATTGCTTGTATATGAGGCTGAGGAATTCTGTAATCTTGTTACTAATGAATCTCTTATGGATCATGTTTTGGGTGTTCAGAGTCATTATCCATCTCATACTGTTTGCTATCTCACAAATAGGTTAATGGCCTATATCCATAAAAG GGAGCAGGGACATTACAAGAACCCCACAAATAGTAGCAGTTGGAGACGCCCTCCTGTTGAGGAG GTTCTGTCAAAGCTAACCACTCATTTTCTTAGGGTACATTCAAGACAATGCATAGACGAAGCTGAATTAGCTGAACATGTTGTTGGTTTGACATGCAGCTTGGCCTCTTGTCAATTCAG AAAGAAGTTAACACGGTTATCTGTAAATGCTAATGGTTCCCTTATCCCCAAGGATTCCACAGATAGGAATCTAATAAAAAAGAGTGTCTG GTTAAAAGCATTGGTAGCTATCCCAAAGGTACAGCCACGATTTGCTATTGCAATATGGAAGAAATACCCAACCATGAAATCCCTTTTGAGAGTTTACATGGATCCAAGTAAATCA GTGCATGAGAAAGAATTTCTGCTCAAGGACTTGACAACGGAAGGCTTACTTGGTGAAGATAGAAGATTAGGTGAGGTTTGTTCTAAGAGAGTGTACAGAATACTCATGGCTCAAAGCGGAAATATGAAAACCGATGATGTTGAGGATGGTGCTGATTTCTTCAGACACCAATCATCTTAA
- the LOC117918753 gene encoding probable serine/threonine-protein kinase At1g54610 isoform X2, with the protein MGCVQTKPSVYSPPEGLVKLKLQNGYAKRGYGGRPIRHKPPEKLNGKSADTLVNCGGGGGGKEMVGREDENKLNGGGGNVSQRITVKRIGGDELVDGWPKWLVDNIHRDALVGLVPKSVDSYEKLAKVGQGTYSNVYKARDRETRKIVALKKVRFDTSEAESVKFMAREIMILQKLDHPNIIKLEGLATSRMQYSLYLVFDFMPTDLTRIISRPNERLTEPQVKFYMQQLLAGVQHCHERGILHRDLKGSNLLIDKKGVLKIADFGLANFLHPKPKKPLTSRVVTLWYRAPELLLGSTDYGVGIDLWSVGCLLAEMFTGRPIMPGRTEVEQLHRIFKLCGSPSEDYWKKLRLPTSFRPPQQYKPSFQDAFRDFPSSSFALLTSLLALDPAFRGSAATALESGFFTSSPLPCDLSGLPVVVYKEADEPSQANKRKNRHRTSRSRQQSRTYNEGSRKKDPIAEEAKGDSGTSSKEKSTDPNSQETGNSSSSRSSSSKPMKQEGHLPLSLSPALQSHGKRAPKTEGHPNATKNIKNLPLLYNSFQTDSSNTSRDEGPRLTFNYRSLSTLDFRTLDTAKIAKLFAPDKDS; encoded by the exons ATGGGGTGTGTTCAGACTAAACCTTCCGTCTACTCCCCACCTGAGGGGCTTGTCAAGCTGAAACTGCAGAATGGGTATGCGAAGAGAGGATATGGAGGAAGACCCATCCGTCATAAGCCACCAGAGAAGCTGAATGGGAAGAGCGCCGATACGCTTGTGAACTGTGGCGGTGGTGGAGGAGGAAAGGAGATGGTTGGCAGAGAAGATGAGAATAAGCTTAATGGCGGTGGTGGGAATGTTTCTCAGAGGATTACAGTGAAGAGGATTGGAGGAGACGAGCTGGTTGATGGGTGGCCCAAGTGGCTTGTCGACAACATCCACAGAGATGCTTTGGTAGGCTTGGTTCCCAAAAGTGTCGATTCCTATGAGAAGCTTGCCAAG GTAGGCCAGGGAACATACAGCAATGTGTACAAAGCTCGGGACAGAGAGACTCGGAAGATTGTTGCTTTGAAGAAGGTGAGGTTTGATACATCAGAGGCCGAGAGCGTGAAGTTCATGGCAAGAGAGATTATGATACTGCAGAAGCTTGATCACCCCAACATCATCAAGCTTGAAGGACTGGCCACATCCAGAATGCAGTATAGTCTTTATCTGGTTTTCGATTTCATGCCAACTGACTTAACCAGAATCATTTCCCGCCCAAACGAGAGGCTAACTGAACCACAG GTGAAGTTCTATATGCAGCAACTGCTAGCAGGCGTCCAGCATTGCCATGAGAGGGGGATTTTACACAGAGACCTTAAAGGATCAAATTTGTTGATAGACAAAAAAGGGGTGCTCAAGATTGCAGATTTTGGGCTTGCAAATTTTCTACACCCAAAACCAAAGAAGCCCCTTACAAGTAGAGTGGTGACACTTTGGTACAGAGCTCCAGAGCTGCTGTTAGGTTCTACTGACTATGGAGTTGGTATTGATCTTTGGAGTGTGGGTTGCCTTCTTGCAGAAATGTTCACTGGAAGGCCTATCATGCCTGGTAGAACTGAG GTAGAGCAGCTTCACAGGATTTTTAAGTTGTGTGGGTCTCCCTCGGAGGATTACTGGAAAAAGTTGAGGCTACCAACAAGCTTCAGACCACCTCAACAATACAAACCTAGTTTTCAAGACGCATTCAGGGATTTCCCCTCTTCTTCTTTCGCTCTCTTGACCTCCCTTCTCGCTCTGGACCCTGCCTTTCGAGGCAGTGCCGCGACCGCTCTTGAAAGCGGG TTCTTTACTTCGAGCCCATTGCCGTGTGATCTTTCTGGCCTACCCGTCGTCGTCTACAAAGAGGCCGATGAGCCATCTCAAGCCAATAAGAGGAAGAA CAGACACAGGACTTCGAGATCGAGGCAACAGTCTCGAACATATAATGAAGGGAGTAGGAAAAAGGATCCGATTGCAGAAGAAGCTAAAGGAGATTCAGGAACTTCTTCAAAG GAGAAGAGCACAGATCCAAACAGCCAAGAGACAGGCAACAGCTCCAGCAGCAGATCCAGTAGCTCAAAGCCAATGAAGCAAGAAGGCCACTTGCCTCTCTCCCTTTCTCCAGCCCTTCAATCTCATGGTAAGAGAGCCCCAAAAACCGAGGGCCATCCTAATGCTACCAAGAACATCAAGAACCTGCCCTTATTATATAATAGCTTCCAGACAGACAGTAGTAATACCAGCCGGGATGAAGGCCCCAGACTGACTTTCAATTATAGGTCTCTCTCCACCTTGGATTTCCGAACACTTGATACTGCGAAGATAGCTAAACTCTTTGCCCCGGATAAAGATAGCTAA
- the LOC117918753 gene encoding probable serine/threonine-protein kinase At1g54610 isoform X1, whose translation MGCVQTKPSVYSPPEGLVKLKLQNGYAKRGYGGRPIRHKPPEKLNGKSADTLVNCGGGGGGKEMVGREDENKLNGGGGNVSQRITVKRIGGDELVDGWPKWLVDNIHRDALVGLVPKSVDSYEKLAKVGQGTYSNVYKARDRETRKIVALKKVRFDTSEAESVKFMAREIMILQKLDHPNIIKLEGLATSRMQYSLYLVFDFMPTDLTRIISRPNERLTEPQVKFYMQQLLAGVQHCHERGILHRDLKGSNLLIDKKGVLKIADFGLANFLHPKPKKPLTSRVVTLWYRAPELLLGSTDYGVGIDLWSVGCLLAEMFTGRPIMPGRTEVEQLHRIFKLCGSPSEDYWKKLRLPTSFRPPQQYKPSFQDAFRDFPSSSFALLTSLLALDPAFRGSAATALESGFFTSSPLPCDLSGLPVVVYKEADEPSQANKRKNRHRTSRSRQQSRTYNEGSRKKDPIAEEAKGDSGTSSKQEKSTDPNSQETGNSSSSRSSSSKPMKQEGHLPLSLSPALQSHGKRAPKTEGHPNATKNIKNLPLLYNSFQTDSSNTSRDEGPRLTFNYRSLSTLDFRTLDTAKIAKLFAPDKDS comes from the exons ATGGGGTGTGTTCAGACTAAACCTTCCGTCTACTCCCCACCTGAGGGGCTTGTCAAGCTGAAACTGCAGAATGGGTATGCGAAGAGAGGATATGGAGGAAGACCCATCCGTCATAAGCCACCAGAGAAGCTGAATGGGAAGAGCGCCGATACGCTTGTGAACTGTGGCGGTGGTGGAGGAGGAAAGGAGATGGTTGGCAGAGAAGATGAGAATAAGCTTAATGGCGGTGGTGGGAATGTTTCTCAGAGGATTACAGTGAAGAGGATTGGAGGAGACGAGCTGGTTGATGGGTGGCCCAAGTGGCTTGTCGACAACATCCACAGAGATGCTTTGGTAGGCTTGGTTCCCAAAAGTGTCGATTCCTATGAGAAGCTTGCCAAG GTAGGCCAGGGAACATACAGCAATGTGTACAAAGCTCGGGACAGAGAGACTCGGAAGATTGTTGCTTTGAAGAAGGTGAGGTTTGATACATCAGAGGCCGAGAGCGTGAAGTTCATGGCAAGAGAGATTATGATACTGCAGAAGCTTGATCACCCCAACATCATCAAGCTTGAAGGACTGGCCACATCCAGAATGCAGTATAGTCTTTATCTGGTTTTCGATTTCATGCCAACTGACTTAACCAGAATCATTTCCCGCCCAAACGAGAGGCTAACTGAACCACAG GTGAAGTTCTATATGCAGCAACTGCTAGCAGGCGTCCAGCATTGCCATGAGAGGGGGATTTTACACAGAGACCTTAAAGGATCAAATTTGTTGATAGACAAAAAAGGGGTGCTCAAGATTGCAGATTTTGGGCTTGCAAATTTTCTACACCCAAAACCAAAGAAGCCCCTTACAAGTAGAGTGGTGACACTTTGGTACAGAGCTCCAGAGCTGCTGTTAGGTTCTACTGACTATGGAGTTGGTATTGATCTTTGGAGTGTGGGTTGCCTTCTTGCAGAAATGTTCACTGGAAGGCCTATCATGCCTGGTAGAACTGAG GTAGAGCAGCTTCACAGGATTTTTAAGTTGTGTGGGTCTCCCTCGGAGGATTACTGGAAAAAGTTGAGGCTACCAACAAGCTTCAGACCACCTCAACAATACAAACCTAGTTTTCAAGACGCATTCAGGGATTTCCCCTCTTCTTCTTTCGCTCTCTTGACCTCCCTTCTCGCTCTGGACCCTGCCTTTCGAGGCAGTGCCGCGACCGCTCTTGAAAGCGGG TTCTTTACTTCGAGCCCATTGCCGTGTGATCTTTCTGGCCTACCCGTCGTCGTCTACAAAGAGGCCGATGAGCCATCTCAAGCCAATAAGAGGAAGAA CAGACACAGGACTTCGAGATCGAGGCAACAGTCTCGAACATATAATGAAGGGAGTAGGAAAAAGGATCCGATTGCAGAAGAAGCTAAAGGAGATTCAGGAACTTCTTCAAAG CAGGAGAAGAGCACAGATCCAAACAGCCAAGAGACAGGCAACAGCTCCAGCAGCAGATCCAGTAGCTCAAAGCCAATGAAGCAAGAAGGCCACTTGCCTCTCTCCCTTTCTCCAGCCCTTCAATCTCATGGTAAGAGAGCCCCAAAAACCGAGGGCCATCCTAATGCTACCAAGAACATCAAGAACCTGCCCTTATTATATAATAGCTTCCAGACAGACAGTAGTAATACCAGCCGGGATGAAGGCCCCAGACTGACTTTCAATTATAGGTCTCTCTCCACCTTGGATTTCCGAACACTTGATACTGCGAAGATAGCTAAACTCTTTGCCCCGGATAAAGATAGCTAA
- the LOC117918754 gene encoding crossover junction endonuclease EME1B-like isoform X2, producing the protein MAEPISFHILSDDDQDPSSLHSTPLPIQSKKRRTEDCDPISTLPNPTILIIDDDPTPRKPGSDSTPSFVAETPLSGLSKSDVSIVKCTYASSNPEVRVSTSDQKFAEISRLIWLESDNESESGIGRGNLKENENETTCVDSNVLKVSDLSSQFVEPACSPGSVNETWMYRDGCMVPTFLEDDIHQVEDHSDKENVGLEQKDDVLKQKSTIEVNAEKKKRMDRAMGTKNQKKEERIRLMEEKKLKKQEEKLQKAALKAEAAEVKKLQKEKQKWEKGKLALKSIVAQIDTKVIELGSIGGHLLSRFAEKGLTFRVTSNPIARSIVWTMTVPEQISQLSPEGMEIPYVLLVYEAEEFCNLVTNESLMDHVLGVQSHYPSHTVCYLTNRLMAYIHKREQGHYKNPTNSSSWRRPPVEEVLSKLTTHFLRVHSRQCIDEAELAEHVVGLTCSLASCQFRKKLTRLSVNANGSLIPKDSTDRNLIKKSVWLKALVAIPKVQPRFAIAIWKKYPTMKSLLRVYMDPSKSVHEKEFLLKDLTTEGLLGEDRRLGEVCSKRVYRILMAQSGNMKTDDVEDGADFFRHQSS; encoded by the exons ATGGCTGAGCCGATCTCATTCCACATTCTCTCAGATGACGATCAGGATCCAAGTTCACTGCACTCTACTCCTCTTCCAATCCAGTCCAAGAAGCGAAGAACAGAGGATTGCGATCCTATCTCTACGCTTCCAAACCCTACAATTCTCATCATCGATGATGACCCGACGCCGCGGAAGCCAGGTTCAGACTCCACCCCGTCGTTCGTGGCGGAGACGCCGTTGTCCGGTTTATCCAAATCCGATGTCTCAATTGTTAAATGCACCTACGCTTCATCCAATCCGGAAGTTAGGGTTTCGACTTCTGACCAAAAGTTTGCTG AAATTAGCAGATTGATATGGTTGGAGTCTGACAATGAATCTGAAAGTGGTATTGGGAGGggaaatttgaaggaaaatgaaaatgaaacgaCTTGTGTTGATTCTAATGTTCTGAAAGTTTCAGATTTGAGTTCTCAATTTGTTGAGCCTGCATGTTCTCCGG GGTCTGTCAATGAAACATGGATGTATAGAGACGGTTGTATGGTTCCAACCTTTTTGGAAGATGATATCCATCAG GTAGAGGACCATAGTGACAAAGAAAATGTTGGACTGGAGCAAAAGGATGATGTCCTAAAGCAAAAGAGTACCATTGAAGTTAATgcagagaagaaaaagagaatggaCAGAGCAATGggaacaaaaaatcaaaagaaagaagaaagaattcgattaatggaagaaaagaaactaAAGAAGCAA GAAGAAAAATTGCAGAAAGCCGCTTTGAAGGCTGAAGCTGCTGAGGTGAAGAAATTGCAGAAAGAAAAGCAGAAGTGGGAGAAAGGGAAGCTTGCGCTAAAATCCATTGTGGCTCAAATTGACACCAAGGTTATAGAGTTGGGGTCAATTGGAG gACATCTGCTTTCAAGGTTTGCTGAAAAGGGCCTTACATTCCGTGTAACATCAAATCCAATTGCAAGGTCCATTGTATGGACAATGACTGTTCCAGAACAAATTTCACAG CTTTCTCCTGAAGGAATGGAAATCCCATATGTATTGCTTGTATATGAGGCTGAGGAATTCTGTAATCTTGTTACTAATGAATCTCTTATGGATCATGTTTTGGGTGTTCAGAGTCATTATCCATCTCATACTGTTTGCTATCTCACAAATAGGTTAATGGCCTATATCCATAAAAG GGAGCAGGGACATTACAAGAACCCCACAAATAGTAGCAGTTGGAGACGCCCTCCTGTTGAGGAG GTTCTGTCAAAGCTAACCACTCATTTTCTTAGGGTACATTCAAGACAATGCATAGACGAAGCTGAATTAGCTGAACATGTTGTTGGTTTGACATGCAGCTTGGCCTCTTGTCAATTCAG AAAGAAGTTAACACGGTTATCTGTAAATGCTAATGGTTCCCTTATCCCCAAGGATTCCACAGATAGGAATCTAATAAAAAAGAGTGTCTG GTTAAAAGCATTGGTAGCTATCCCAAAGGTACAGCCACGATTTGCTATTGCAATATGGAAGAAATACCCAACCATGAAATCCCTTTTGAGAGTTTACATGGATCCAAGTAAATCA GTGCATGAGAAAGAATTTCTGCTCAAGGACTTGACAACGGAAGGCTTACTTGGTGAAGATAGAAGATTAGGTGAGGTTTGTTCTAAGAGAGTGTACAGAATACTCATGGCTCAAAGCGGAAATATGAAAACCGATGATGTTGAGGATGGTGCTGATTTCTTCAGACACCAATCATCTTAA